The Entelurus aequoreus isolate RoL-2023_Sb linkage group LG04, RoL_Eaeq_v1.1, whole genome shotgun sequence nucleotide sequence gctactgtactaaacagaaaataatgtgagattccagtccattggAGGCAAGCAGAGGGTCGTAGGTGGTCTTCATTCAGGTCATAGAGGAGTGCTCCACACTGCGTCATGACTTAAAAACAGATAGCACCTTCTCCAGACTGGTAACTCTCCAGGAAATATCATCcatttcttcttctcagcactgcccttcacactcactttcttccttctcaTGCTTAGAAAAATTAAGTTATATCAATCAATTTCAAGCTTTAagttaatgctagcgagtaacaccagatgttttgggcagaTCTTACGGGGATGTTTGTCGCTCAatgttttgcttgcaacttaaatgaCGAAATTAAGTGACAATTTAGTCGATGAATAAAAATGAGACAAAAATGTAGACGGAGACAAAatccaacttatatttaattatcTGTTTAGGTGGTTGGGACAAGTTAGGATTCTATCCAATCACAGTTGCATGTGGGAGAGGGGCAGCGGGAAAATAACAGAGGGGATCCAATCAGAACTACTGTTTTTATAAGGCACTGTATTTAGATTTTTTACCCGGAAAACAAGACTGTTTTTCAGCTGTAATAcaataaacggtaataatgacgggtagtattacccttttaaattaaaatgatcaaaaaccgagattgataactgcactttgataactggtgccagcttgctagcttaaacgctaacatgaaaacaagagacaataatgactttccccattaaaaaagaacataccccaatctaattGCTGCCTGAGCTACTAAGatcattgtgcacattgaacctacaagctgtactTTCTTAGTACGGAATTATGATGATTGATCTTTCCTTAGAGGAAAAAAAGACAAggtatttttacaatgtgttcGAGGACAGTTGAACAAAGTAGGacacaacgcccgccagaaataatacataataataatatattttgttacataccttttatttaaataaatcttaaagcgctacagtacaaaccaatatttaaaacaatgaaagtttagccattaaaacagttaaTACACTAAAGCTAAAACAAATTCAGTAAAGCATAAGAAACAGAGGACATTCAAagtagtgggttttctaacagggtgtctatttatttttgccatgtttaaaaaaaaaaaaaagtttttttaacttggtcaaaagatttcagtgtgtgtataagtactttttgagcacattgaacaataccacaataataataaccgtgatcattttggtcaaaaTAACCATGATATGAAATTCTTATATCTTTACATCCCTACTGTACTGTCTTGAGGTGATAAGAAAAACATTTGCAAGTTGTGGCTCATGGgactcaccattgtagccttcaaagccctctaagagAACTTCAAAACACTCTATTAACGTATCATATACTCACCGCAAGTAtatgtatttaatgtagtaacagacacgttgtaatatgtacaatatttacagtgttttggtcattttaagcattaccagaATTTATTTCCTAAGCGCATTTATTCCTGTTCCCATAGCAACACACTTCCAACATCCGGCaactaatgtgtgttcctacttacgtgttttcaaaatgttttcattGCATTGTTTTATAACAGTTATGCAGGAGAAAACATAATCTCATTTAGATAATCAAAATCATCATAAAGTGGACTTATAAGGTGTTTGTCACTGTGATTGAATACAATATATGTTTGTTATACAATGGGTTCTACAAACACCAGGAGAGTATTGTTATGATTGAGACTGTTGATGGTGTATTCATGCCCACCATATTTGTGACAAGCCGTCCCTCTGCGGCGAACAAGGCTAAATCATTTCCCTGAAGAGTAACCCTGTAGCTCAGTGCCAATCTTTATCCTCATTTAGCAATACCCAGGAGGCGATGATGCAGCTGAGACAAGTGTTCAGTGCAGGCAGACCTTCATATTCTATGAGTAAATGGTGCTCGTTTTGACTTAAGTCTACACCTGTTCCACTGGGCTGATGAAGATGTCAGTTTGTGTTGGTTTTCGAGTGAGATGGCACAGTAAAAGGACCCTGTTGCCGGGTCCGTTGGGAGTCAACACCCCAAGTGTAAGCCCATCTAAAACCTGCCCTGGGTTGTGCCTTTGAGCATGCACAGCACACGTGCTGCTGTGCTCAGTGAGAGCAGAGCTGCTCCCTTCTTAGGATTATTCCTCTGGGAATAGGCTGAGTCACGCTACAGAAAAGCAGACAGATACACACAGAGAAAGAAAAGAGGGAGGAGCTCGGGAGTGGGGGGGAAGCGTGATGGGTTACTTTGAGGTGACATTGGCCAGGACAGGGATGATCCATACTGCTTTATGGTAACAATCCCCATCATGTTCTTGTACTTGCATGTATGCGTTAAGTaaggaacattttttaaagcagCACTACTGTCAGTAATTTATCAGATAATTACAGCTCCTTTGAGGTTTTCTCAAAATGAGGTTAACCCGCTTAATGATATACTGTGCACAGTAGATTCATTTGCTAAATTTAGCTTTTCGCTAATGTGGCCACTGGTCGCTCCATGCAGCTGGATGTACAGAGCAGCCTGAGAAAGAAAGTGTTGTTTTTGTCCTTGGAGGCCAATCCTTTTGTATTTGTGTGCGCTTGTCTTCTAAGGTGGTTCTGGTGCGATGGAATGAGCCCTTCCAGAAGCTGGCCACCTGTGATACAGATGGCGGAATCTTTGTTTGGATCCAATATGAAGGCCGCTGGTCTGTGGAGTTGGTCAATGATCGTGGAGCTCAGGTAAGATCCACTTTTTCATTGGATGGatattagggctgcacaattaatcgtaTTTTAATCGTAattactttaagaaactgtttaaaTTCAAAGTGTTTTCAAATTACAAATAAGaaaaatcctgataaacatcgaCATCATCTTATTTATCTtataaaggatgaataaagacatcaatgacttttctttttatttgattagccgttttactgctgttacGGGCACCATTTGAAAATTAAAATCATTCGATCCCGATCGGTGGCTGATCGATCGGCATGACCCTAATTCAAATAACTTAGAGCATTCATGGCTGTTATAACTAGGTTTTTTTAACAgtgagtgtatttttttttataaaacaaaagTGTATAATATTAATCCCAGTCTTATGTGAAATGAATATGAGTGATAATGGACCTGTCTGTCGGTGGCTCTATAGGTGAGTGACTTTACATGGTCACACGATGGCACTCAGGCGCTCATCTCCTACCGCGATGGCTTTGTTCTGGTGGGCTCAGTCAGCGGGCAGAGGCACTGGTCTTCCGAAATCAACTTGGAAAGTCAGATCACCTGCGGTATCTGGACTCCTGACGACCAACAGGTACAACACACACCGATTATTCCCCAACCAACTCTTGTTTCTGTATTCTAACCCTTTTGTGTTTCCTGCGCAAGGTTTTGTTTGGCACCGCCGACGGACAGGTGATAGTGATGGACTGCCACGGCCGCATGCTGGCCCACATTCTGCTGCACGAGTCGGACGGCATCGTCAGCATGTCCTGGAACTACCCTAGCTTCCTGGTAGAGGACAGCAGTGAGAGCGACACTGACTCGGATGACTATCCCCTGCAGCAAGGTGTGCTGCTCTGAGAAAACACAATTGATGTCATGTCAGCAGGGAGTGCTGATGTACAATTGTCCAGCTGTTTAATTTACAGGGGGGGAGGAAAGCAGATGTGTGAGCATCTGTGAACTCCCCCTTTGTATTGCCGGTCCATCCACACTTCCTCATGCTCTGATTCCATGGGAACCAGAATTGTTTAACTTATATTATCATAAAGATCTGCATCCCGTCTCTGAATCACTAAATCATGTTGCACTAGGGAGCATTTTACACAGTCCACAATGAGACAAACGTTCTCCAAGCTAACTGGATCACAGAAATAATTAGACAATCGTAATTGATTGGCCTAGATGGAAATAATGTCTGAAGCTGACACTAGGCTGTCTTCTTATTCTCCACCTGCCAGATGCCATTGTGATGCATGATGATGTGATGCACAGGGTAATGGCCTTTGTAGGACCACAAGGGCTTTTACTAGACTGTTTTGCAATTACAAATGCAGCAGGATTACCCGGAGTGTTTTTTCCCATTTGGCTGTTTATATCTTTATTGCTTTTTGTTCTGTTATCACAGTGCACAGCCACAAACCTCTGCTGACAGTCAGCTTCACCTCTGGAGACATTAGCCTAATGAACAACTACGATGACCTCTCACCCACACTTATCCGCACCGGCCTGAAAGGTAGTCCAGGATTTTTTTAACTTGAAGGTTGTCATTTACACAAACATATTGTCTAAATTCAGTAAAATGTCCAACTTCTGTTTCAAAGATGTGGTCGTTCAGTGGTGCTCGCAGGGGGATCTTCTTTCAGTGGCTGGCATGGAGAAGATGCTCCTCTCCCCTGACCCCTCTTGTCCTCCCCCTACCAGGAACGCCATTGTCAAGTTCTATAACGTCCGGGGTGAACACATCTACTCACTGGAAACACCAGCACAGGTAACGATTAAAATGCCGTGCACTACTTAGAGGCGATGTTGATTCAGTATCAGCTAGTTGAAtgggtggggcggtatagctcggttggtagagcggccgtgccagcaacttgagggttgcaggttcgatccccgcttccgccatcctagtcactgccgttgtgtccttgggcaagacactttacccacctgctcccagtgccacccacactggtttgaatgtaacttagatattgggattcactatgtaaagcgctttgagtcacttgagaaaaagcgctatataaatgtaattcacttcacttcacttcataacaGGAAGTTAAGCTCCACCCACAATATTACAAATTGTCAATTTCCCCGCAGCGCCCCATCACTACCCTTTGTTGGGGCCACAGGGACTCGCGTCTTTTCCTGGCGTGCGGCCCGGCGCTCTACGTTGTGCGTGTAGAGCATCGCGTCGCCAGCCTGCAGCTCCTTTGCCAGCAGGGCATCGCCACGGCGGTAAAGGAAGAGAAAGACGTGGCCAAGCTCACCATGCCGTCGCGTCTCTGTTCATACGTCACTGCCGCTTTCGCTCCCACAATTAGGGTAAGACAGGAAATGTTTTGATAACTGAAGAGACATTTTATAACATGCACTATATTACACATGCTCTCATTCCCCCCAGCCGCCTATCCCTGATCCCAACAACATGCGTGACTTTGTCAGCTACCCGACAGCAGGCAACGAGCGTCTCCACTGTACAATGAAACGTACTGAGGACAACCCTGAGGTGGGGGGTCCCTGCTACACTCTGTACCTGGAGTACTTAGGTGGTCTAGTGCCAATCCTTAAAGGCCGGCGAATAAGTAAATTGCGTCCAGAGTTTGTCATTATGGACCCTAAAATGGATGGAAAAACAGGTAAACCTATTTTCTGTGTATTTACTAGTAAATCTACTAATCAGTGTTTTCGTAAACAAAATGTCCATAAATACACTCATTGATTGACTCGCTTGTACTGAACAACTTTCTTTCTCTCTCTTCAGATGATATATATGGCAACAGTCTGATATCTGCAATGATTGACAGCTGCAATTGCTCAGACTCCAGTGACATAGAGCTCAGCGACGACTGGGTGGGAAAAAAGTCCCCAAAGATATCTAGGGGGAGTAAGTCCCCCAAAATGCCCAGGTAAACAAACAGTCATTTTATAGCACAACTAATGTTTCTTCCCCTTGCACTTGATATAATTAACATTGATAATTAAACCAAACTTGAATGAAATTGAATACAAATGGTTTTGATTGTAATAACACATTTGACATGTTTTGTGCTTCACTGCATGCCTAAACCATCTTTCACCCGCCCCCCCTCCATTTTGCTACCTTCTCTGTAGAGACTTAGTTTGTCCTTTTACCAACAGAATCAACATTGATCCCAGGAAATCACCCAAACTCTCCCGCGCCACCCAAGAGGTCTCCAGGTCACCCCGGTTACCCATACGAAAACCCTCCATCGGGTCACCAAGTCTGACACGGAGAGAATTTCCTTTAGATGACATTACTCAGGTATTTTCTTATACTGATGTACATTTTACCTCTGTTGTTGCCAGTATTTTTAATCATTGCATTTTAATACATGTCTTTCAGCAAAACTACCTTGCTCaggtcacatcaaatatttgggGAACAAAATTCAAGATTGTTGGGCTTGCTGCCTTCTTGCCAACAAATCTTGGTGCAGGTACATTGGTTTTTATTTGTTGGTTATTCATGAACATTTTGTAATTGTCAATGTTTGTCCTCACTCTCTGACTTTATCCTTCTCTCGCCTCAGTCATATACAAAACCAGCCTCCTCCACCTGCAGCCCAGACAGATGACAATCTACTTGCCGGAAGTGCGTAAGATCTCCATGGAGTACATCAATCTGCCTGTCTTCAGCCCCAACGTCTTCAGCGAGGATGAAGATGACCTGCCAGTCACTGGCCCAGCTGGTGGCTCTGATGACAACCCGCCCTGCACTGTCAACATCCCCATTGCACCCATCCACAGTCCCGCCCAGGCCATGTCCCCCGCCCAGAATATTGGTCTAGTCCAGTCCCTCCTAGCCAATCAAAATGTTCAGCTGGATGTTCTATCAAACCCCACAGCCACCTCCCCAggggctgctgctgctgcggctGCTTCTGCTGGTTCAGACCAAAGCCAAGAAACCATGCTTACAGCCCAGTACACAGTTTCTAACCGATACTCCAGTCCGGGTCAGGTCATCTTTGGAGGGCTGGACATGGGTCGCCTCACTGTAGGACCTTCACACTCTCATCATCCTTCACAGCAGTTACAGCAACTACAACACCATCAGCAACTACAGCATCAtcaacaacagctccagcagcagcagcagcaacaacagtTGAtccaacagcagcagcagcaacaacagATGATCcaacagcagcagcaacaacaacatatgatccaacaacagcagcagcaacagcaACAACAGATGCTCCAGCAGCAGCAACAGCATCAACAGATGCTCCagcaacaacagcagcagcaacagcaTCTTCAGCAGCAGCTCCAACacatgcagcagcagcagctacaGCAACACATACAGCAACAACAAATACAACAGCAGAtgcaacaacagcagcagcaccACCAACACCTTCAGCAGCAGCTTCACATTCAAATCCCTGTTTCCTCTATGTCATCAGGACAGATTTCTGCAGCAACCATGCTCTCGTCGGGCACGCTGCAAATTCAAATTCCTCACCCACCTCCCGATTTGGTCCTAGACAGGGGTGTCGGGGGTGAACACGAGACTcttttgaaaataaagacaacacgtTCAGGTCCGCAGCTGGCCGAGGGAGACACTTTGGTGTTCAGCGCGCCGCTCGAGCTCAGCAAGATGAACCCACCTCCTCCTTATCCTGGAACTGTGGCTGCTGCTGTGGCAGCAGCCGCAGCAGCAGCGGCTGCTTCCATGTCGGCCTCCAATGCAGCCTCAAATGCACCATCGGGAACAGTCGTAGGCTCCACTGTAACACCCCCTCCTGGTGATCTTAGTGCAAAGAAGGGGGACTTCCCACTTTACCCCCCTGGTCAGCAGCAAGGGCAGTATCCGACACCATTGGGCTATGAGAGGATAACTACCTTTGACAGCAGTGGGAATGTGGAAGAGGTTTGCCGTCCTCGAACCCGTCTTGTCTGTAATCAGAATGTCTACAACCTACAAGGACCCGGCAGCTCCTCCACTCTCAGGGTCAGCTCAGGAGAAGGCAAAAAGATCCAGCTACCCTACAGCTCGGCCACCCTTAACAGACTCACCGCACCTCGCTATTCCATACCGAGTGGAGACCCTCCCCCATATCCGGACCCGGCTAATCAGAATGGTGGGAGGAATCCTGGACAGAAGCTCGACAGTAGTCTGATTCATGCCACTCTCAGGAGGAACAGTCGAGAAGCAAACCTCAAAGTGTCCCAAATGATGGAACCGCCTAGACCGCTGCCGCCTAAAGCTAAAAATAATAGTGCACTAGCAGCCTGCTATCAGCAGAGGGTGCAAACAGCCTTATACACTTGTAGCCAGTGTAGCAGTGGGACCAGTGTTGGAGTCACAGCCCCAGGGAGTGCAAATGGAATAGCAGGGGGTACTATCATCAGACAAGATTTTCCTCCAGGGAATGGAGCGCCACATAGCACAGTTATCGTTCACTCCAACAGTGCCATGCCTCTGACCTCTCAGTCCTGTTACAGCCTGCTGAGCTCACTTGAACCATCTGGAACTGCAGGAGTCGGAGGCGGTGGAAACAGAGATTGCGTAGATTATGTAAATTCAGCTTTTACAGAGGATGACGCCCTGAATCAGTCACTGAGGAATTTGGCTTTAGGAGGAGCTGATGCATCAGGGCTGGTTGTTAAACGCCCACCTCCCTATCAGTGGGACCCATCTGCTACAGAGGAAGTGTGGGTACCTCAGGAACGTACTACAACACTTAACCCCACCTGCCACCCAGGACCACACAAACCACCTCCCCTTATTCTTAGCCCGACCCAACACTTGGATGTCTCCAGGCTGCCTTTTGTTCTGTCTCCAAAGTCTCCAACAACACCCAGTGCTGCTGCCTCTTTTCAAGCTGCCGCCGCTGCAGCAGGTTACCAAGTTTCTCTTCAGTACCCGCCAGTCACTGCCTACCCTGGAGCCCAGCTTCAGCCCATCCTGGGGTCGCCACGCCCCTGCTCCTCCCCAAAGGAAGTGGTGGCTCCTGTTTCTCTCTCACAGCAGGATGCAACTATTGTTTTGCCTGCTGGTTATCCTACAAATCTAACTAATCTGGCCTGCTGCCCTCTACCGCCTCTGTACCCTGGAGGAAGCGGGCTTTCCATTCCTCCCATTGCCCTCCACACACCGTGGGGTACATATAACCCGTGTCCTCCTGTTCCCAGTCCTGCTGTGCCCCTACCACCCAAAGCATCCCATATGGCTGTAGACAAAAATGCCCTCTCACCACCTCCTCCACCACCACCGCCGCCCCCTCCACCACCACGTTCAGAAATGCAGAACCATGTAGGATTGCAAGAAGCCATGGCAGAACCTGTGGAAGGTTACCAGGAGGTGCTATCCTTAGCTGAGAGCCCGGTGCCGCCCCGCTCAGACAAGTTCAGCAAGAAAAACCGTAAGAGGGCAGATGGTCGGGCCGAGGAGGCGAACGTTCCGCCTCCGGCTGAAGGGAGCAAGTCCAAAAAGGAGGGCAGGGCTCTGGGGGATTTCAATTCTCTCATCTCTAGTCCTCGTCTTGGAGGGAGAGACAAAAAGAAGCTTAAGGGACCAAAGGAACAGTTAAAAGTGAAGAAGCTGAACAAGGCCACCGCCAACAGCGAGTTCCAGGACAGCTCAGAAAGTGAGCCGGAGCTGTTCATCAGCGGCGACGAGCTTCTAAACCAGTGCCAGAGCGGAAAGAAAAGCTGGAAGAGTAAGAGGAACCTGAGGGCGGCCAGCGAGCTGGATGAGATGAAGTGTCGAAAGGCAAACGAGAAGGAAGACCGAGGGCTGGGCAGCCAGGGCTTTGTGTACGTCATGGCGAACAAGCAGCCACTGTGGAATGAAGCAACGCAAGTGTATCAGCTGGACTTTGGTGGGCGCGTCACTCAGGAGTCTGCCAAGAACTTTCAGATTGAACTTGAGGGCAGACAGGTAAGAAAGATCACTGCATGCCATATCCGTCCGAAGAGTATGTGGTCAAAGCGGACGTCTGCTAGGCCTATTCGCGCAAAGCTCAAATTTCACAAAACACTGCTCTGCATGTATTTttacacacagaagctaatacaaataaaaacagaagaaacaaacaaattaaatatatatttgttttttaaaactgactATACTTGAatctaaaactaaaataatgctattcagtaacagcagaagagaacgacaaatacaaatagatgtagTAGACATCTAGAGGGTAAGATAATTCACATTTTAGGTGCTTTTAATAGATGATTaaagaactggaaatctcatataaagaaTTTTAAACGTAGGGTGGGAAGAAATATCTAAATAATGAGCAAAGTAAAATATGTttcagaccaaaaatcactccatattctctactgctcaccagTGTTATAATATGTGACTCATTGTGCAgagatatggggaaataatttaaaaagtatGCTCCATTCACTagacgtgttacaaaaaagatcagttggaATAATTTATAATGTTGATTATAGAGAACACTCAAACCCttaatgtattcaattataaacatttaaattcaattatttagtgcatttgcaaactgctaaaatgatgcacaaagcaatctataatATGCTACAAGTACAACACCTGACAAAAATTATGGAATCGCCAGAATTGGTGGATGTTCATTTAGTTGGTTAATTTTTGTAGAAAAAATGCACATGACAGACAAGACACataactatagtcatttcaaatggcaactttctggcttcaagaaacactaaaataaatcagGAAAATTAATTGTGTttcagtttcatttttagatcaagtcAAGTGGAAAAaattatggaatcactcaatCCTGATGAAAAAGTTATGGAATCACCTTGTAAATTTAAATTTCTAAAGctaacacctgcatcagattaaatATGTTAGTCTACAGTTATAAATGAGTGTTCACGCTTTGGAAAGCTCTTGCAATAGGTGGAtcgacatgaatcatggctccaacacaagAGATGAAATTATTATCAAAAttcttcaagaaggtaaatcGCAATGTTGCAAACTATGTTGATTGTTCACCGTCAGCTGTGTCTAAAGTCTGGACCGAGCACAAACAAAGGCAA carries:
- the LOC133648456 gene encoding tubby-related protein 4-like isoform X2, which encodes MFASVEHGPVLCSDSNILCLSWKGRVPKSEKEQPVCRKRYYEEGWLATGNGRGVVGVTFTSSHCKRDRPTPQRVNFNLRGHNSEVVLVRWNEPFQKLATCDTDGGIFVWIQYEGRWSVELVNDRGAQVSDFTWSHDGTQALISYRDGFVLVGSVSGQRHWSSEINLESQITCGIWTPDDQQVLFGTADGQVIVMDCHGRMLAHILLHESDGIVSMSWNYPSFLVEDSSESDTDSDDYPLQQVHSHKPLLTVSFTSGDISLMNNYDDLSPTLIRTGLKDVVVQWCSQGDLLSVAGMEKMLLSPDPSCPPPTRNAIVKFYNVRGEHIYSLETPAQRPITTLCWGHRDSRLFLACGPALYVVRVEHRVASLQLLCQQGIATAVKEEKDVAKLTMPSRLCSYVTAAFAPTIRPPIPDPNNMRDFVSYPTAGNERLHCTMKRTEDNPEVGGPCYTLYLEYLGGLVPILKGRRISKLRPEFVIMDPKMDGKTDDIYGNSLISAMIDSCNCSDSSDIELSDDWVGKKSPKISRGSKSPKMPRINIDPRKSPKLSRATQEVSRSPRLPIRKPSIGSPSLTRREFPLDDITQQNYLAQVTSNIWGTKFKIVGLAAFLPTNLGAVIYKTSLLHLQPRQMTIYLPEVRKISMEYINLPVFSPNVFSEDEDDLPVTGPAGGSDDNPPCTVNIPIAPIHSPAQAMSPAQNIGLVQSLLANQNVQLDVLSNPTATSPGAAAAAAASAGSDQSQETMLTAQYTVSNRYSSPGQVIFGGLDMGRLTVGPSHSHHPSQQLQQLQHHQQLQHHQQQLQQQQQQQQLIQQQQQQQQMIQQQQQQQHMIQQQQQQQQQQMLQQQQQHQQMLQQQQQQQQHLQQQLQHMQQQQLQQHIQQQQIQQQMQQQQQHHQHLQQQLHIQIPVSSMSSGQISAATMLSSGTLQIQIPHPPPDLVLDRGVGGEHETLLKIKTTRSGPQLAEGDTLVFSAPLELSKMNPPPPYPGTVAAAVAAAAAAAAASMSASNAASNAPSGTVVGSTVTPPPGDLSAKKGDFPLYPPGQQQGQYPTPLGYERITTFDSSGNVEEVCRPRTRLVCNQNVYNLQGPGSSSTLRVSSGEGKKIQLPYSSATLNRLTAPRYSIPSGDPPPYPDPANQNGGRNPGQKLDSSLIHATLRRNSREANLKVSQMMEPPRPLPPKAKNNSALAACYQQRVQTALYTCSQCSSGTSVGVTAPGSANGIAGGTIIRQDFPPGNGAPHSTVIVHSNSAMPLTSQSCYSLLSSLEPSGTAGVGGGGNRDCVDYVNSAFTEDDALNQSLRNLALGGADASGLVVKRPPPYQWDPSATEEVWVPQERTTTLNPTCHPGPHKPPPLILSPTQHLDVSRLPFVLSPKSPTTPSAAASFQAAAAAAGYQVSLQYPPVTAYPGAQLQPILGSPRPCSSPKEVVAPVSLSQQDATIVLPAGYPTNLTNLACCPLPPLYPGGSGLSIPPIALHTPWGTYNPCPPVPSPAVPLPPKASHMAVDKNALSPPPPPPPPPPPPPRSEMQNHVGLQEAMAEPVEGYQEVLSLAESPVPPRSDKFSKKNRKRADGRAEEANVPPPAEGSKSKKEGRALGDFNSLISSPRLGGRDKKKLKGPKEQLKVKKLNKATANSEFQDSSESEPELFISGDELLNQCQSGKKSWKSKRNLRAASELDEMKCRKANEKEDRGLGSQGFVYVMANKQPLWNEATQVYQLDFGGRVTQESAKNFQIELEGRQVMQFGRIDGNAYILDFQYPFSAVQAFAVALANVTQRLK
- the LOC133648456 gene encoding tubby-related protein 4-like isoform X1, which codes for MFASVEHGPVLCSDSNILCLSWKGRVPKSEKEQPVCRKRYYEEGWLATGNGRGVVGVTFTSSHCKRDRPTPQRVNFNLRGHNSEVVLVRWNEPFQKLATCDTDGGIFVWIQYEGRWSVELVNDRGAQVSDFTWSHDGTQALISYRDGFVLVGSVSGQRHWSSEINLESQITCGIWTPDDQQVLFGTADGQVIVMDCHGRMLAHILLHESDGIVSMSWNYPSFLVEDSSESDTDSDDYPLQQVHSHKPLLTVSFTSGDISLMNNYDDLSPTLIRTGLKDVVVQWCSQGDLLSVAGMEKMLLSPDPSCPPPTRNAIVKFYNVRGEHIYSLETPAQRPITTLCWGHRDSRLFLACGPALYVVRVEHRVASLQLLCQQGIATAVKEEKDVAKLTMPSRLCSYVTAAFAPTIRPPIPDPNNMRDFVSYPTAGNERLHCTMKRTEDNPEVGGPCYTLYLEYLGGLVPILKGRRISKLRPEFVIMDPKMDGKTDDIYGNSLISAMIDSCNCSDSSDIELSDDWVGKKSPKISRGSKSPKMPRDLVCPFTNRINIDPRKSPKLSRATQEVSRSPRLPIRKPSIGSPSLTRREFPLDDITQQNYLAQVTSNIWGTKFKIVGLAAFLPTNLGAVIYKTSLLHLQPRQMTIYLPEVRKISMEYINLPVFSPNVFSEDEDDLPVTGPAGGSDDNPPCTVNIPIAPIHSPAQAMSPAQNIGLVQSLLANQNVQLDVLSNPTATSPGAAAAAAASAGSDQSQETMLTAQYTVSNRYSSPGQVIFGGLDMGRLTVGPSHSHHPSQQLQQLQHHQQLQHHQQQLQQQQQQQQLIQQQQQQQQMIQQQQQQQHMIQQQQQQQQQQMLQQQQQHQQMLQQQQQQQQHLQQQLQHMQQQQLQQHIQQQQIQQQMQQQQQHHQHLQQQLHIQIPVSSMSSGQISAATMLSSGTLQIQIPHPPPDLVLDRGVGGEHETLLKIKTTRSGPQLAEGDTLVFSAPLELSKMNPPPPYPGTVAAAVAAAAAAAAASMSASNAASNAPSGTVVGSTVTPPPGDLSAKKGDFPLYPPGQQQGQYPTPLGYERITTFDSSGNVEEVCRPRTRLVCNQNVYNLQGPGSSSTLRVSSGEGKKIQLPYSSATLNRLTAPRYSIPSGDPPPYPDPANQNGGRNPGQKLDSSLIHATLRRNSREANLKVSQMMEPPRPLPPKAKNNSALAACYQQRVQTALYTCSQCSSGTSVGVTAPGSANGIAGGTIIRQDFPPGNGAPHSTVIVHSNSAMPLTSQSCYSLLSSLEPSGTAGVGGGGNRDCVDYVNSAFTEDDALNQSLRNLALGGADASGLVVKRPPPYQWDPSATEEVWVPQERTTTLNPTCHPGPHKPPPLILSPTQHLDVSRLPFVLSPKSPTTPSAAASFQAAAAAAGYQVSLQYPPVTAYPGAQLQPILGSPRPCSSPKEVVAPVSLSQQDATIVLPAGYPTNLTNLACCPLPPLYPGGSGLSIPPIALHTPWGTYNPCPPVPSPAVPLPPKASHMAVDKNALSPPPPPPPPPPPPPRSEMQNHVGLQEAMAEPVEGYQEVLSLAESPVPPRSDKFSKKNRKRADGRAEEANVPPPAEGSKSKKEGRALGDFNSLISSPRLGGRDKKKLKGPKEQLKVKKLNKATANSEFQDSSESEPELFISGDELLNQCQSGKKSWKSKRNLRAASELDEMKCRKANEKEDRGLGSQGFVYVMANKQPLWNEATQVYQLDFGGRVTQESAKNFQIELEGRQVMQFGRIDGNAYILDFQYPFSAVQAFAVALANVTQRLK